In the genome of Burkholderia sp. PAMC 26561, the window ACGAACCTGAACAAGGCGGGCGACGCGGCGGAACGCGCCGGCCGCGTATTGAACGAAGTGAACGAGTCGTTACAGGAGATGTCGGCGCGAGTCGGTTATGAAACCTTGCCACGCGTGAATTCGCTGGCCGATGACGTGGGCAGTGCGGCGCGTTCCGTTGATCGCGCGGCTGACACGTTCAACCGGAACCCGCGCAGCGTGCTGTTCGGCGCGCCGCAGCCCGAGCCGGGCCCGGGCGAGCCGGGTTTCAAATGGCCGGCGGCGCCGTCGAAATAAATCTGTTCGTCCACTGCCGCCGTGGTTTCAAACGGCAGCAGCCGGACCTTTCGATAAATCAATCAGGAAACTGAGATGCCACACACGATCTTGCAGGCGAAGCGCTTGGTAAAGCGCGCTGTGCGCCCGCTGCCGCGAGCGCGCTCCGGTTTTATTGTTTTTTCCCTCGCTGCAGTGCTTGCCGGTTGCGCTTCGGGGCCGCCGGCGGCGGTATCGAATATTCGATACGACCTCGGCGACCCCGCACCGCTCGGCAACACCATGCCCATGCCGCCGGTAAAGGTGCTGGCAGTGAGCGCATCCAAGAACCTGGATACGGATGCGTTTTTATATCGCTTGAAATACGCCGATGCACAGCGCATCGGGCGTTATTCGGACAGTCACTGGACCATGTCGCCTGCCGACCTGCTGACGCAGCGTTTGCGCGTCGCCCTGGCGTCACGTGGTCCTGTGCTGACCGGCTCCGACCCGGTGCGCGCGCCCATGCTGCAGGTCGATCTGACGGACTTCGAACAAGTCTTCGATGCCCCCGAAAAGAGCCACGGCGAAGTATCGGCGCGGGTGACGTTGTCGCAGCACGGGCAGGTGGTCAGCCAGCGCACGTTCATTGCGCGCGCCCCTTCCTATACGCCCGATGCCGCCGGCGGCGCACGGGCGCTTGCCGCCGCGTCTGACGACCTGATCGCGCAAATGGCCGCCTGGCTTGGCGTGCAGCCACTGGTTGCATCGCAGTGACAGCGAGGGCGAACCACGCAGCGCCGCGCGCTTCAAGGCGGCCTGCATGATCGTCAAGCACTGGCAACGCCGGCCATCGGCGTTGTCGCGGCAAGCGCTCGCCGTTTATACGCTGCTGATCGTCTATGGGTCGCTGTATCCGTTTTCCGGCTGGCGGTCGCTCGGCATCGGCCCGTTCGCCTATCTCACCGATCCGCTGCCGCAATATCTCACCGCGTTCGATGTGATCACGAACGTGCTCGGTTATATGCCGTTCGGCGCGCTGGCCGTGCTGGCGCTCTATCCGCGATACCGCGGCGTGCTCGCGGCTGGCGTTGCGTTCATTGGCGGGGCGATGTTGTCGGGCGCCATGGAAGCCGTGCAGACGTATTTGCCGACGCGGGTTTCATCGAACCTGGAT includes:
- a CDS encoding ABC-type transport auxiliary lipoprotein family protein, with protein sequence MPHTILQAKRLVKRAVRPLPRARSGFIVFSLAAVLAGCASGPPAAVSNIRYDLGDPAPLGNTMPMPPVKVLAVSASKNLDTDAFLYRLKYADAQRIGRYSDSHWTMSPADLLTQRLRVALASRGPVLTGSDPVRAPMLQVDLTDFEQVFDAPEKSHGEVSARVTLSQHGQVVSQRTFIARAPSYTPDAAGGARALAAASDDLIAQMAAWLGVQPLVASQ